The window TGCGTCTCTGGTTTGGCATCACAGCGGTGATGGGCGCGATCTTCCTGGCTGGGCAGCTCTATGAATACAGCAACTTAGAGTTTGGTCTGAAGACGAATCTCTACGCCAGCACCTTCTACGTACTCACCGGCTTCCACGGTCTACACGTCTTGTTTGGTTTAGTGCTGATTTTGGCGGTGCTCTGGCGATCGCGTCAGGAAGGACATTATTCCAGCAGCAGCCATTTTGGCATCGAAGCAGCGGAGATCTACTGGCACTTCGTTGATGTCATTTGGATCATTCTGTTTTTGCTGCTCTACCTGTTGTAGCTAACGGCC is drawn from Candidatus Obscuribacterales bacterium and contains these coding sequences:
- a CDS encoding heme-copper oxidase subunit III, with product MQGSTIDTAQSPLNYPSEAGGHHEDHPDHRIFGILVFLFAEGMIFAGLFLAYLTFRAVTPVWPPAGTPERELLLPGINTLILIASSFVLHRGDTAIKNNDTKGMRLWFGITAVMGAIFLAGQLYEYSNLEFGLKTNLYASTFYVLTGFHGLHVLFGLVLILAVLWRSRQEGHYSSSSHFGIEAAEIYWHFVDVIWIILFLLLYLL